GCCTCTATTGATGTCCTTTTTGCAACCTGGAGTCCAAACCTCCAAATCATTTATCTATAACTTTTATACTGTTATTTAGCGAGGTTTCCATTTGGTGTTTCACTAACTGTACTACTATGCTTCATGTCCTCCCtgacttatttattattactgaCATGCTCAAAGAATCTTGATATGCTCAACAAATCTCTTTTGGTTGTCTTTCACACTTTCTACAATATTTCTCTCTGGTAATGACATGCTCTCATAAACAGCTGTTGAGCAGTGCTGTGCAGGCCAAATTGGGCCAAGTAGACAGCTTAGTTGACATCACTAGGAAACACTCAAATTGCCATATTCAGAAGCAGGATCAGCTCTGCCAAGGTTGggagttctccatttagctcgGACTGATAAGAgacagcttgctttaacattcgACCCTCGGAATtacttattttttccttaaaaagtgcccaaacagaaatgagatgtgaagtgagccaaaagATGCCCAGCTAAGTTGGAGATGCAAACTCAAAGcagaagctgattcttgttggTAATTAAAGCTGTTGTTTAATTACATGGCTTGATGGTGTGCTCacattctgccacaccagacatttccaaaaatgttgattttcttttttaagtgcaccatcaaaatgtttaaaatattaccaagaccttcacctttctttttgttcaaatattgtatgatggacagtgGTTTGCTGGTCAATGTGTTagctcactttttattttattattgtttgccttctaattgaaagaaaaaagcaaggaGTTTGAGTTTTAAATAGCATGTcagttaaaattaatgcaaaggtAATTAGTAGCAGAAAtgagtcactgattaagaaaatggtGAGAAGATAAACCCATGGTCGATATAGCCTGTCCACCCTTCCTTATacagatgtttcttttttttttttttgcaacttcttctTTTAGCTAGCCATTTTACATTAATTCAGGCTTGAGTCAGACATTCTACAATTTTCCTTTCTATTAAGTAAAATTACAGGCAGGGTTGGTAGCTGATATAACAAAGAAGTTTTTTTTAGCTATATAAAATTGACACAATGAAGATAAGAAtcaggttttttctttttgtgctttgTACAGGTATAGAAAATTCTGTAACACTTGTGGTGCACCCCCACATCATTTATAATGACACTCTCTAGGTCTCTATTTCTCTCTGGATTTTGCAAAATGTCTAAATCTGGTCACACATCAATACCACTCAGTATTCATTTCATATCTCTGAATTTCATAAAACACCTGAATTTGTGTGCAAGTATAGTATTTTCACATGTGAATATGTTAGACGTTTATGAGGTATTTTTTATCTCTAGACTATATAACATTTGGTCAGAAATTCTGAATATTAATATGTTCTTGCAAGTTATGTTTTTCTAAACTTTTCTGGAACTTTTCCATCAGGTTCACATTAATGAAGAAGTTCGGCTTGTTGCTGTAATTGCATTAATAGAAAGAGAAGCAGCAGTAGTGCCACGGGGAGCCTACATTAAGGATTCACAAGGCTTTATAACAGTAAATAGAATGTTTGAAGGTATGGTACAGTATGGAGCAATATGAAATTTCATTGAATTCACATGAAAATCACCttcatttaatgttatttattttgtagtcAAATAGCATCCATAGGCTATATTGCATTCTGAAGTATTTATTAACATTAACTTTTTCACTTGTTGCTTTCGCCCACTGTGTACAATATTTAGTTGTCCAACCTGAGTGATCCTTGTGACAGAGGACACAGTCGGGATGCAGCCAGTTTTAtctataaaaaagcaaaacaacataaGAAGATAGTGTCCCCTCTCATTTGTCATATTCCATATTTTGGTTGTTTGGTTTGCTTGTTTGGTTATCAAATACCTAAGCCAGCCTAGTATCTCACCcgtatactttttaaatgttttcaaagtTTATGCTTCTACCTTTGGGTAGTTTGTTCCAATTCCAAGAACTCTTTGCATGAATTAATTCCTGGTTTAGTCTTAAATGTACTTTCACTGGTGTCTTTAAGTATAAAGTTTACTgtttagctgaaagaattctgttgaATCCATTTTCTTGAGTTAGATCTCCATTAGGCTCCACTGCTTGAAGCTAGTCAGGTTAAACCCCATGAATCTGCCAGAGTATGTCATGTCCtttagtcctgggatgcacttggttgctctcctctgcacagctgtactgtatattttattgtagtgtggtgaccagaactgcacacgatACTCCAGATATTGTCTCACTAATGCAATATAGTTAGAGCATATGTGTGTAACCCCCTTGCAACACCCTTCCGTTATCGGTATGCAAGGtcctgagctcttttataatggtgtcgccacctctacTGTGGGAAAGTACACTATCACCCACCTTCAaccttataatcaataatcaaatcagttcctccaatatataaacaaaactctctttactaaattgaaagtgaacagttttttttttaaattgataatttacaatatatacactatacatagAATACAAGCAGTAACTTATTTATAACccgatatatatattttggtcccgacactattggtgagctcacccggacatatttccagtcaatgaatattactcactccgttgggggccccaaacgtagctcgggtgcgtagtggccaaacaaacaaaacagaaactggccccttcacttgagaatttactcaagccactttaacacaaataaacaaaaaaaacacaccgaccttgttttgtatattcttccttctccttctttctcaaccactctctttactcactgatcaccatttctgcacttgtgtcctgcctgccctctttctctttatccaacaactcttctttttgttttatccgcttgctacatttagtccttctttctttctctctgtcttgcatcGGCGTTTTGCTTCAACTGcggttctcttttctctttcagtCCGTCTTTCTTCGACGTGCTGCCTCAACTACAACTTCCTCTTTCGTTCTGTCCATCTtgcttcggcgtgctgcctcaacagCGACTCTCTTTCTAGTTCTTTCTCCGTCTTGTTTTGGCGTGTTGCCTAAAACTCTCTTTCTTCTGGTCTCtgcgttttgcctgaaactttctttcttctggcctcggcgttttgcctgaagctctcttttctttttctttctctctcaccactcCCGTCTTCTCCTCTTCGTACCGCGACTCTTCTGAACTATCTTACATCTCCTGTTTAACTATCTTACAATGGCGTCAACCCCCCCAACCAATCTGAGGACACCTACATATATActcaacttcaataaactttatttacacaaaactcgcagttatatatattccttttgaaacctgacccaggttacaCCCTCCCCCATCTAAAGTCTAGATGTCCTCATTAGACTCCTTTCCCCAATTCCACTAAGGGGGTAAGGCACAAACCTAGCACAACAAGTAGCACATGAATTTACATAGTGAGATGAACCTTTGTATTTCTCAACCTCCTGAACCTCTGGTTCACCTCCAATCTGTAAAACTATTCCCTGGTGTATCACAGTCAAAGGCACATCAGTTGGCTCCCCCATACGGTCGTAAGTTAGACGGATAATGGGCAGTCACAGTTCCTGCCCCTTCCCGTGAATCACTCATACTAGGAACAGCTCCCCTCTCTAAATTGTCGTACAGTTAACACTTTTAGCTCCCTCTGCAGGTCCAACACTTGTTTCTGTAATGCCTGCAGTTCAGCATCTTTCTCAAACttcatgttttttgtcttttttgcctcAGTAGGGACACTTGCAGCATGGGACTGTGCCAATCTAGGAGTCTTCGCTAACTGTACTTTCAAATCGGAAATTTCCGCTTTTAATCTGTTAAAGTCAAATAACCCAGGATTAACCTCTTCCTGCACACGAGCTGAGCGAACTCGGGGTTGTTTTGTGCTCCAACTGGACTGTTGTCTACGCTCTTCCCATTCTTCCTCCTCACGAATTTCTGTGAGCAGCTTCAAAAAAGATGGGGGGTTTTGCTTTCTCTCCCTTAGCCTGAGATGTAACAGCATAATTTCAGACTCAGTAGCCCCTCTTAATAACTGTTCCACCCGGGCTTTATCTGCTAGATCAGCCGAAAGACCTCCTTTCTGCACTACTTTAGCAAAGTAACTTCTCTAACCTCCTAAGGAACGTAGACAATAGTTCCCCTCTTTGCTGACGTAGCATCCTAAATGCAATGTATAAGTCTTCCCCTGACTCAGTTGTCCCAAATATATTTTCTACAGCCTCAATATATTCTGCAGGCCGAGCATCAGGATTAGCCACTCTTACGGCTTGAATGACTTCTAAAGCTGGCCCTTTCAGACTCTCAATCAACCTCCTCCGTTTTTCTCTATCGGAGCAGTCACATTCCTCCACCATAAGCCTTGCTTGATCAGCCCAAACATCTAAGCCTTCTTCACCTGCAGGTGTGGGACTCACACCAGAAAAAACCCTTAAACGCCTATaggcattattttcatttgagggcctGACTGTCTTTCCTATCAGCTCCCCAACAGCCCGGATAATAGACTCTGGGTTACTTTGACCAGACTTATCACGCATGTACAGAGCTTGTACATCGTCCATAGTCATCCCTTCATCTTTAAGTAGTTTTTCAAATTTTCCAGCGAAACTTTCTGGGCTACCACTCACTCTATTGGTAGTCACTAGTTTCCAAACACCCCCCTCCCCACCATTAGGTAAGACTTCTGGGGGGAGTGCTTCTGTATCCACCTCAGCTTGGCATTCGCAAAGCACCTTTAAACTCCTCTGTGTAGGGCTGTACATTTTGCCCCTTACTTGGACACGTCCTAAAACTTTAATACCATGCATGGCTTCCTCAATATGTGCTATCTCAGTGTCTTCTCTTATACCAGTTAACATTACAGCATGAGCAGGGTCTATACCTTCTCCTCTGCACCAGTTGCGCAAGTCAACCGACAAGAGATTACTCCCTTCTGCATCCTCCATgcttacacacacaaacaatccTGTGTCTCACCTAGCAATGTATTAATCCACTCAAAAATCAGACCAGCATAAAATTCTAATTTTGAACATTAcacaatatacaagtttcacaatAATATCACAGAACATATActttaaatagaaagaaagaaaacttaaagTGAACCCTTAGGTATCCAACGtaaatcttaaataaaatatccCAGCGGTGCCTCCATGTGTAACCCCCTTGCAACACCCTTCCGTTATCGGTATGCAAGGtcctgagctcttttataatggtgtcgccacctctacTGTGGGAAAGTACACTATCACCCACCTTCAACCttaaaatcaataatcaaatcagttcctccaatatataaacaaaactctctttactaaattgaaagtgaacagtttttttttttaaattgataatttacaatatatacactatacatagAATACAAGCAGTAACTTATTTATAACccgatatatatattttggtcccgacactattggtgagctcacccggaCATATTTCCAGTCAATGAATATTACTCACTCCGTTAGGGGCCCCAAACGTAGCTCGGGTGcgtagtggccaaacaaacaaaacagaaactggccccttcacttgagaatttactcaagccactttaacacaaataaacaaaaaaaacacaccgaccttgttttgtatattcttccttctccttctttctcaaccactctctttactcactgatcaccatttctgcacttgtgtcctgcctgccctctttctctttatccaacaactcttctttttgttttatccgcttgctacatttagtccttctttctttctctctgtcttgcatcGGCGTTTTGCTTCAACTGcggttctcttttctctttcagtCCGTCTTTCTTCGACGTGCTGCCTCAACTACAACTTCCTCTTTCGTTCTGTCCGTCTtgcttcggcgtgctgcctcaacagCGACTCTCTTTCTAGTTCTTTCTCCGTCTTGTTTTGGCGTGTTGCCTAAAACTCTCTTTCTTCTGGTCTCtgcgttttgcctgaaactttctttcttctggcctcggcgttttgcctgaagctctcttttctttttctttctctctcaccactcCCGTCTTCTCCTCTTCGTACCGCGACTCTTCTGAACTATTTTACATCTCTTGTTTAACTATCTTACAATGGCATCTCCCCCCCAACCAATCCGAGGACACCTACATATATActcaacttcaataaactttatttacacaaaactcgcagttatatatattccttttgaaacctgacccaggttacatgtgatttaaaaggaAAAGGCCAAAATCAAACTTTACCACCCTAAAAGTAGAGGAGCTAAACCTATCATAATCTTAATACTAACATGGACCCTGAAACCAACAGGATTATTTCCACAGGAGGTCCTGGGCTGGGATGCCTATCACtgtattatacatttttgtagtgaaataagaaaaaatcagtCAATGATTGAAAATGTTTATGGAAATGCCTACCAACTCTCCCATTGACACACATTTACATAGAATGCTTTACACACATTGCTGGCATCAAAAAGAGCCCACACTGAACTGCAAATCACTAGCTTCATGGTGGCTGTTCTGCCAGTGTAAATGTAAAGTAGTAGGGTTGCATTTAGAAACAGGATAAGACAGTCTAAGGACAAGGGTCAGATAAACACTGCTTTAACATTTGACCTCACTGACTTGCAGACCTCAGAAAATTAATCACACCCTCTTCTGGAATATTTCTAGAAGGACCCTGAATATCCCAGTCAGTCCCAGGTTAAAGCCACCATGCAGGCTTTTCATCCACAGAGTGAAAGGTGAGAGTTAACTTTTTTCTGAAAGGAATGTGTGGGCAGATCTAGTTCTACTAGATCTTCGCAATGAAGTCAGACTTTTGGAACTTCACTTCAGTCCTGTAAAGCAAATGTAGGTGATGGAAATTTAGCTAAACACATTCCTGCGGACATCAGTAGCTCGTGAATCAAACCTATTTATCAGAGGGTGAATTCTCTCTTACCCATGAGTTGGTCTTTGTGGGTATTGTACAGTAGGAATTTGTACTAATGTATGCAAAGTTCTATGTAACGTTGGCTTACAAAGACTAACCACCTACTGAAAATCAGGGAACGATACATGGTATAACTACAACTTATACTTTTCCATGAATACCCTTCCTGTAAGACACTTAGTTCAAGGACAAAAGATGTTAAGTGAGATTTATGAGAtggtaaatcttttttttttaggtttgtcAATGAAAGAAGCAAAGAAGTTAGACTCATATCTTCACTTTTCCAATCCAGTTAACCAAGTGAAGGGATCACTTTTGTTGAAAGCTGATTATGATCCATCGATTGACTTCCTAAATTCATTAGAGGATGATAAACCTAAAGGTAACATgactaaataataacaaaaagggaTCCATTAGGTAAACAAAACATTGAGAACATTTCATTCTAAGCaagcagtttttgttatttttttaagttcatgAATTGTTATTATAGACTACATTGTACCCTGACATCTACTGCACAAGTATGATTAATTTttgtaattcaattaaaatatgcTGTACTTTACATGTACCAAAGTACTGTGCTTTATATTTGCAGTCACTGTATGAGTTTTATTAATTTCCACATGAAAATCATTAAACATAAATCATAAATATTTCCACATTGAAAATGATAAAACCTCTAAtttcactgtaaatatataaGCTTATTATGCTGATGGACAATACTAAGTTGTCTTATAGCTTGTGTAGTTGTTTCTGAGAGGTTTTTAACTGCAGCTTTCTGCTACCACACAATTTGAAAGAATATTAAGATTCATTACAAGCATGCATCACTGTATTAATCCTAATCAAATTACAAGTGTAACTTTTCTTCCTAGAGTAGTTTTAACACAGATTTAAAGGGTAACTGGCCATAAGATGAAACACAGTCGAACTGCATGGCTaaagtttttgtaaaaataaaagtaaaagatgTCAAAGTCAAAACACTAAAGCAAAATCATTGTCAAAACAAAATTATCATGCAAACCCCCAAACATTGTTTTAGACTGAATCTACAAACTGGGATAACCAGAAAATGCACATCATTTTATACCGTCTAGATGATGACGTTGCAAGCCCCATACTCCCAGTTATCAAAGCATAGCAAAGATGTAAGAATCTATATGTAGATGTGGTTTCTGTGTTTGACCAAGACACAAATACAATTCAATTACTTTAAATTTAAGTCCAATTCATtggcaaacaaaacaccaagtaGGAAGaaagcagacacaaaaaaattaaaaggagttAGAAAAAATTAAACTACCAAATATCATACCAACCCTTTCACTATCTCAGGAGAGTTCTCTATATGTTTCTCAGtacacattaaatatatttctcATGTTTATCTTGCATTAGTGAGCTTTTTCCTTTTGTCCATTCTATTTACAAATGTCACTTCACTAAACATCAAAGTTCTCTGAATTTTTATCCAACTTTGCCCCATGACTTTAGAATTTACACAGCATAATTATACATAAATTtcaatggggaatatgtgactAAGGATGtttattacaatttattattaaaggGTGAATGGGAGGAGGGTCTGCAATTCAAGTTCTCATGCACGTCTAATCGAATTCTGTTTTAGTTCATGGGAGTGCTTTCcagtagttatttatttaataatattatagtGAAAATATGTGTTTCacacattgtgagcatatgactggatgacttcacatATTGATTGATTACACAACACAAGTAGTGTTAGATTTTTTCATTGAGATCTTGATATTGTTCGCTGTTTTCCAATGTTGGTTAccttttatctccattctgcttGAAAATGTGAGATTAACAATTTTTCTCTGCCACCACAACAAGGTGCATGGGTAAGTAACATAAGTAACAATTTTTatgtggagtgttcctttaatctTACCCATCTGCTACCCCTCCCCAGGTTATAGAGAACGAGAGCATGAAATCTGAAAATATTATTGATATACATTATGTGGTTTCACATGTTTAGCATTTAGTTCACTGGATTCTGAGCACTGTCTAGATGTAGATAGtgaagagtccactatgactttaTTAGATGGTGTACTTTCATGTTCCTGTCCTCCCATTTGT
The sequence above is drawn from the Erpetoichthys calabaricus chromosome 3, fErpCal1.3, whole genome shotgun sequence genome and encodes:
- the LOC127527081 gene encoding paraneoplastic antigen Ma1 homolog, which encodes MEDAEGSNLLSVDLRNWCRGEGIDPAHAVMLTGIREDTEIAHIEEAMHGIKVLGRVQVRGKMYSPTQRSLKVLCECQAEVDTEALPPEVLPNGGEGGVWKLVTTNRVSGSPESFAGKFEKLLKDEGMTMDDVQALYMRDKSGQSNPESIIRAVGELIGKTVRPSNENNAYRRLRVFSGVSPTPAGEEGLDVWADQARLMVEECDCSDREKRRRLIESLKGPALEVIQAVRVANPDARPAEYIEAVENIFGTTESGEDLYIAFRMLRQQRGELLSTFLRRLEKLLC